The Prunus dulcis chromosome 3, ALMONDv2, whole genome shotgun sequence genome segment TTGCTTCAAATATAGGAATTCGAACTTCTTGGCATTTAGATAGGACGGTGGATAAAATTGTTCGAAGAAGACCCGCTGAAATTCTTCCCAAGTAATGGCAGCCTAATTCTCATAACCTCTTTTTACAGCTTTCCACCAATGGTAAGCATTACGCTTCAGCAAAAAAGTGGCCAGACGGACTCTATCACCATCTGGACACTGCAAAACCTCAAATATCCTCTCCACATCTGAGAGCCAAGACTCGGCTTCAGCTGGGTAAGGTCAGTACTTAGTGGGATTGTGTGAGCCATGATGCTACACCTTTTACTATTTTAAGCTAATGAGTAGGTTCACAAGGATGAGATGATCTTGACTTAATTTCAATATTAGATCGAAGTGTTTAGTACTTGGATCTTTACattataaaaatgaaagtgtACTTGTACTATCATCTTGATAATGTAAACATTTATGCGGTGATGGACTTGTTAAGGCACAAGgaggtgaaatttttttccataaatacataccaatattattcactttccacaccaaattttctactactaaatttcatttgtgtaaaaatacaaatggccTCTTCCATTGAAGCCGGAGGGTCTTGGACAACCATGGAAGATATTTTGTTGTGTGAGTCTTGGGTCTAACTTGGTCATTGCCCGATCACGGTATTTAAAAGATAGAgattgttggaatttttgcgagtatttcaaaatacaaaattaatttatctaatttatgttgaaagtgaaattttaaatgttcGGTCTAATtctattttatgaaaattataaactaCTTTCGTATTGGTTTTGAATAAATTGGacattaatttgttgtatgtTTTGCTATCTCCTTTatggttttaattgatttatttacGTTAACTTGTTgtatcaatttattttatcatttaAATAAGATAAATGCCTTGGGTTTACAATAGTCGTTGAAGGTTTTGATTCCAAAGCTTTATTGCGTGAGTTAATTGCTTAGTTGGGATCAGATTTTACTATTTTGAGCAATAGCGTTGAGTTTTGTTCTTAATGTGCAAATGTGGTTTAATTGCTTGGTTAATAATCCAACATTCACTGGAGTTGGTAGGCTTATATAtacaccaaaaaagaaaaacattggTGAGAGATTTTTGGCAcatttcttcattattttctccttcacattcttgagtttgagttccaatttattttcttttatcaagGGACAGATTCGAGTTGTTCATCCAACCCAAGTATTGCGAGTGTATGCATATGAGGGTCATAGGTTGTTTTATCCTGGAGGGTAGGCAGCCATACAACCTCGCTAGACTGAGACATTGTCTTTGAGGGGTGAAATCTACTCTTAAGGACAGTCATGCCTCAACTTAAAATTATTCTTCTACTCAAAGTCTCAATGGAGACCAACTTCTGCATCCCAAAAGATAAGTATTTTGCTGtaatttcattgattttatttatccTATGTATTATATCAGTGTAAACTACAATTTTCTAATATGTATTTTTGTGATGCTTTACAGAAAAAGCAGTATTCATAAACCAAATTTTCCAACAGAGAGGGCACGTGGCGCACTTgtagagggtgaaaattttatttgaaatctGATATTTGAATCTTATAATAAATATCGACAAACAGagaatcttatccgaaaatttatttgaaatttgagatgtgaattttataataaatattgacacgtgccaaccaaaaatcttatccaaattaatcatttaagtataaaataaaataaaaatgaaagtgaatagtaattgcttTTTGCCATAACAATAGGTGGAAACACAACTTGTCTTTTGTAAGGGTTgatactattcacatgaataataacagCCATTGCTATCCCTTAccctttgccatgacaaatggATGAAAATGCTCTAATGGATCCTCTCCTCACGTAAGCATTCTTTTGTAAGGCTGTAGTATATGGCAGCACAGTACGGTAGGATATTTTATAGGTTcacttttgtttgtttgttttcttcctaGGTTCAATAAGgccaattttgattttttataaaaaaaatttaaggtcAATATTGAAGCTAAAACttaacatttttcttttttttttttaaacaataaaattcattgaTAAACAGGGTAAATACCCATAATACATATAGGAAGAATATAGCCCCAAAGGAGGTTtttacaaaacagaaaatctaaaaaacatgaacaaaCAGGCACAAACATTGCAAGAGAAAAAATGTACAAATTGAAGCCCAGCTCATTTGGAGTTACAAATGAGGAGGACCCATAAAACCTGCAGCAAACTAATACTTCAGGAAGACCCAGGCATAGAACAATCTCTCAAACAACTTGGGACAGGAAACACCCCGAAGTGGAAGGTGTTACTACTCAACATCCAATAGGACATTCTAATAAATATCACACCATCTCCAAATCCCCACTTGATCCAAAAGCACCAATGATTGTAGATCCAACCAAATCTAAAAGCTCTATCTCCAAAAAGAGAGATCTAAAAGCAATCTAGCCCCAAAAAGATGGTAATGAACCCCCAAAAAACTATGGATACAAAACCTTGCAAAAGCAAGGAATAGACAAAACCCAGCATAAAGCTGGAAAGAAAAACTCTCCACAACGTAACCCGAGGAGAGGGGAGAAACCCGGGTTCTTCTCCTGCGCTTTTGCATGCACTCACAAGAAGGTCCTTCTCTTGCTTGCATTGGCTGGGCGTTATGTCGCCTTCTGCCATTGGAACCACCTCAACCAAAACACCAACCACCACCAAGAACAAGCATACAACCACACCCAATGAGCCTGCAGccttcatgattttttttgcttcttcttttctttgttgcttTTTGTGTGGCAAAACTACCCTGTTTTATAGATTGTGAAGAGGCTTAAATTTGGGAGTAAAGCCAACTGTTGCCCTACCAACAATGCGAAAGACTACTTGTCTAATTGTTTGGGTAAATAAAAGGTCGCTAAACTCAAAGTCTAATTGTTTGTGGAAAAGTATCTCCATTGGGAGTTCAACTtgactaaaaagaaaaattaaaaggaaacTAGTAATGTGAAACTAGAAAACCGAGGACAAATTTGACGTGTTCAGATCagacccaaaaagaaaaaaggcaaCAAAGAGGAGAGACAAAATTGACGCGTAGTGTACTCCAAAAGTTGAAGGCTTTTTTAATATCCTTGCATGGATATGGTCTTTCTAGGAAGCTACTCGAGGGatgagtcattctatagtgagggtctTCAGATGAGGCACAATTTCGTAACCGTTagatcaaattaattaatttgatccaACGACTAACTAATTCTCGCTCAAAAGAGACTTTCGATTTCTAGTAGCTGGCCCAAAGAAAGTTATTGTGTAGATTTTAACTAAGAAActtacaaattaattaagaattcTTGTACGCATTCTAAATGAAGAAATAACGTCACAACTTGTAAAATAATGTGAACATGTTcatcttataaataaaatttccatGGCTATAAATTCAAACCATAAACTGAAAGTTTCACAGCAAACTACGTAactacattatttttttttttccataggCGAATACGTATATGAGATGTACATATTGCTTGTGTGCATGTATTGTATGTACGTATAGGATTGGCGGCGCTCTTTGCTCAATCTCACCTAAGAAATAGGGAACTAtaaatgtatgtatatatttcCTATTCTTAAACTATACTATATATGTCTGGATCTTGTATTTAGATGAGGAAGAAGCCATTTGGACCCCTGAATATAGCCAAGGCTGAGGAAAGATTTGGCTTCTGCATCACTTAGCTTTTTAGTGTAGCGTGCTTGCCCACTTATGTTTGACCCTGGACCTGAATTCTGAAACTCTCCATAGAACATATTGCTGCAAAAAATTAccacatatatatgtaaataataataaataatggATCCCAGAATAAGAAAacattttagaaaaataatgaaaattgcTTACTTACTTGGAACGTTCAGGGTGGCCAAAGTCATTCCATCGTTCAGGATGGACGACGTTGGCCATGTCGGTGTAGGCAAACACCACAGTGGGGCTGCTCCCCCAAGCCCTACCCAAGTATGTACCCCTCACATATGTAGTGCCAGTTATTTTGCAATGCACAAATGAAAATCCATTATCCTCTAAAGCATCCTTTTGTTGTGCCGTTATCACCGTAATATTCCGCTCCAGGACATGTATCTCAGTGTTCTGcaccaaaatatattatatcatTTAGTGTCACAACTTGAGctaataaatgaaaatttaattagaacaatatattttttttttaaataaacacTACAACGCATAAAATTAACATAAACAAGCATACGATCTGAACTCAGAGAAATTATTGTATGATACTATGAGGCATTATTATTACAAGACATACCAAGTAGAGAGATTTTCCTTTTCCGAAGATGAAATCTACAGTGCCTTCAATGTAGCAGTCCTTGAAAAAATGCAAGCCCTTGTAATCATAAAGAGTGTCCTGAAATCCAATAAACTTGCAATTGTAGAAGGCTGCCTTGTCCCCAGAGATCTGCAATGCAACAGCCTGCGCACCAGACCTTATCCCATCAGGCTCTGGCGCCGAATTCTGCAAATCATATTAAACCACTCCATGAGACCATGATACATACATTACCATAATTAGAATAATATAACATTTCTCTAACTAaagcaaattaattaattcataatTACGTACCGTAACAATAATGTTAGCAGCCCTAAAATAGTCAGATTCCACAATCAATGTACCACTGTAGACAGTCCCATACTTCTCAGCCGTACCATCAAACATCAAAGTTGGCATATTTTTTGGCGATCCATACAACGTCACAAATGGTTTATTTTCTGGGATATTGATTTTCTCGTTGTACACTCCACCTCCGATGTACACAACCACACGCTTGGTGTTCCTCTCAGGGATGCTATTAATGGCGTCCGTGAGGGTTTTGAAGTTTCCACTTCCATCTTTCATGACCTTGATAAGTTTTGGACCATCCTCAGCCGTCACAAGGGCGGCATCAAGCTCGCCCTTGCGTTCTGCTAACGGCTTGACGTTGTTATCGAACCAGCTGCCAACTTGGGAACCATCAGCAGGTATCGGTGTCGAATCATCGGCAGCGGTGGTACTAGCAGCGAGGAGAATTGTTATAATTATAAACCCAGCTGCAGGCATGACCATGCATGTCGTTCTTCCAGCCATCTTGTTATTGCGATAAGCTGCCTCGAGTTTCAATGATACACAATTCTAATTAGGCTAGGCCtagtatatatattggttCTAGGAACTGGAAATCCTAATGCAACGAGGAAGCATAAGCAAATCTAGttaacaaaaggaaaaacaaccCCAATCCAAATGGGAAATAAATTAAAGCACAAAATTACCAAAACGTGCAtgtatatttgttttggtGCTTATGAGCTAGACGGTTAGATGTTTTTTCTCCATCGTGGTAAAATAAAgcatataatttaaaatttttttttttctatatgtTATAGtgaagacttttttttttttttaatatttattttataaatacaatTAAAAGGCTAAGTTCATATATACCTTAGGAAAAATTAGATAAGTCACATAATATAAAGGATTAATTTTGGTTctgggttttgaattttattttgcaaaatCTCAATCAAAAGGCCCAAATTCATTGGGCCTGTTTTAATTAATAAGGGAAAAGACAGttttaccttttttatttaaaagggtgcCCAAAGTTTGGGCCACCACTTGGACCACCGCCGTCCCTTTGGTGGCAGCCATGTGGAACATTGCCAAATCACcttcaataattttaaaaaatacgagATATGCCATTTAGAGGTCCGCTTTGGAGAAAAAGGCATATGAGCAACCAAGCTAGGCTTTCCTTCCATGGTATCATGAGATTTTATTCTTTATATACTATATTGTTCAACATCaacttaaatattttattttttcttatcaaattagagaataatttttcactaattaaaatttatcttattaaagtataaaaaataaaaataaaaagtgaaacTACGctatataattattgtttattattattctcctaccttttttttgtattgctatttcatgttttttttcttttctttttcttagttTTCTTAGCAATTGATTTTGTATCATTACTAACATATCAATTCACTATTCTCTTgtgaaaaaacataaaaggaGTAGCATTTAACTTGTCAATTTAATTGTAAAATAATATGTAATGATATAAAGGTCACTAAACCTAAAAATATCGATacaaaagtaacaaaaaaatacatattgcattgcagttttaattatataaacataaaaataccaaTACAAGAGTAATATTAAAATGCACATTTTGTTGCAATTTCTGTGTTATAAACTTAAAAGTACCAATATAAaagtaacataaaaatatacattATATCGTAGTTTCAATTAGATTAAAATACCAATATAagagtaatataaaaacaCACACTAAGTTGCAGTTTATATGGGGTTTAAGGTCACTCTCTCATACACGAGGAGAGCCAAGAGAAACGGCTAGGGTTTCTTGTCCTTCTCTTCCGTCCACTCCCTGCAGTCGGCGCCCTCACTTGGGTTGTGGTCCTCTGCATGGATGCCTTCTCCCTATTTTCACAGTGCGTTTTCTTCTGTGGTTCCTTCTCTGTGGAGATCCGGTTCAGTTAGGGTTCTTGTGTTGATCTATGGCGTCTTCTTGGTCAGGTCCCTCTCATGTTGGTTTTTACGGTGGTTTGGTGGTGAGGGTTGCGATATGGAAGGTTTCGCAAGGTGCTGGCGGTGCATGTTGGGGGTTTATAGGTGGTTGGGGTCTAGGTTTTTTCTTGGGCCATATGGATCTTGTGCATTCTTGGATTCTCGGCGTTGGGCACGATTTTCGGCAACTAGGGTTGTTGGTTGTAATTTATGTTCCCATCTCTCTGGGTTTTTTTGTGATGGGGACCTGGGATCCGGGTGGTGATAGAGCCCTTATTGTTTTTGAGCAATTTTTCCGGCGACACCCTGTGCTCACAGATTCTCGTAGTGAGTGTAGAATTTGCATCAACGAGTTTGCTGATAGGGCAACGGAAACCAGCTTTGAGGGATCTCCTAGTTCTCCCTGATGTGTTCGTTGGAACGTTTGTGCGCTTGTCATCCGATAAATGTCCCTACTGTGATGATCTTCTGTGGGAAGTTCGTCATGCTAAGAGGCCACTCTTGATCCCTCTGCCTTATCTGTGAGGGATATGTATTAAGAACAAAGGAGATGGCATTTGTGCTCTTTTTGGGGGTCCTTCTTTGTTTGCCCCTACGGTTTCTTTCTTGGTGTATTCTGTATTGTCTCTAGCCCTTGGCGTGCTCTACAACTCTTGTGTTGAGATGATCTAGGAAAAAGGGATTGAACAATTGTCTCATTACATACATAAAATGGGTACATGATGATCACATAATTTTAATGGATTTGTCCGTTGGTTGGTAGCTGCAAAAGTAGAGACTGGCTAGAGTCAGTAATATTGCTCGATCATTCCAATCATtttactaaataaataatttaactaGCATAGCAAcacaaaattgcaaaaataaaatatctaagtCAGATAAAAATTTATGCCACTTATCACTTCACCTGAATCAATAGATGTTTTAGTTTACAATAAGTCTTCAGTGGAACTCACACCTCCATAGTCCAGTTCCGTGTATGTGTGGCATGACATGATGCATCCACAATGGAGTGGCTGCACAAGGTATCAAATGAATAGAAACTTTGTTGATCCATATAGCATATGCATAatgcaaaatgaaaaattagaccaaaataaaaatatacgcttaatcgttttattagtccctgaacTTAGGCCCGATTTGAATTTGAGTccttcaatttccaaaatggttcccgtgatcctttaacttcactttcgttaggacaaatggtaatgccgttaattttgttaactttttctgttaaatgcagggcaaaatggtatttttatattaaaaccaaaaaaatgaataaaaatttatatctttaaaataacaacaaaagaaaatcacataaaaacccaacaaaaaagaaaaagaaaaatcaagtttgagaggagtagaaatcgggataggggaggagagagagagagagtttaattttaatttttttagttttttaattttttattcatattttaatcaattttgaaagaccacgggaaccattttgaaaattaggagaccaaaatgcaaatcgggtctaaattcaaggactaataaaacgattaaccccTAAAAACATAAGATGAAGTTGCCTGCTCACCATTCTACGAACAACACGATGTCTCCAACCATCACCGCCAGAATGAAAAGTTTCACAAAACTGATCATTTATATAAGCAGAACTAAATTTGCAAATAATCAAGTCAGTTACTAAGTGAAAGTACACATATATCGATGCCTAATATAGTCATATGAAATTGCTAGTCTTGACCCTTACTTGAAGGTTGGGAAATTCATGCCCATAGTTCCAACCCTAATGTTTAGAAATTCCAATCTGCTAGCAAATTTACAtgatgaataataaaaaatttagtaaTATACCAAGTCTTCATTATCTCTTCACACGCAACCATATCAAGTTAGAATCATTGAGTTGAGATTCAAAATGTATTCtacaaattcaagaaaatttGGTGGCAAAGTGTTATGATAATAGAGATACCTTTGGTAAATCATTGATTCGATGTTATTGAACTTCGCGTCAACGCATGGAGTACTACCacaatcttcatcttcatcttgcCCTTCACACGCTTGAGAAACCTTCATATTTATGTTGAACCCAAAACTTAATATGTAATCAAGAAAGGAGATTGACAAAAGCTTTTGATAATACCAACCTAGTTTTCAAGTCACTTTTTATAGCTGAAGAAGAGGATTCTAGAATGGCGGTTTTCAAAAACAACTGGCCTAATCTGCATCTGATATGCGGTTTTGAAAGTGATCATTTCTAAGGAATTTCTCCAAATCCGTTCCACAAATCCGTTACTTTCCTAATCTTGGTTTCCAAGCTCTAAACATGGACATATATGAAATaggaaatttatttatgaCTTTAACAAAATTGTATGCGATAAAACGAAAGAGCTCCGCACCTAGACATCCCTGAAAACATTAGACTTTAGTAAAAAGGCACTCACAAGCTGCAGACATGGGCTTAGCCAAGTTGGCTAGAGCAGATGTGTTCCTCACTCTGCATCCAAATTTAAATCCCTCtctttataatttagattagatattgtttgtataaaataaaataaaacactcacaaacccaattttaactaaaagggcccatttgaaatttaaatacGCAAAAAAGAATACATAATTAGACATGCAAAATACAGGTCCACTATCTACTTTACACCTTACAcataaccaaacaaaacctaattttttttacatgcGTATAGAGTTTGGAGTACTTCTTTTGCCTTCTTCCTCGTTTGGTAGCTTGTATTAGTGATAAAATTCTTTACTAATAAGCATATCATAAATGGAGTATTTTGGTTTTCGGCTTGGTCTGTGGggtttaaattttcttttgtattagGTCACTAAGGTGGCCCAAATTTGCATTAGTCTTAAATTAAGGAGATAATAAGTAGTAAAGTTGCTATAATTCTTAATGTATGGTTGGTATTATAGCTATAACATTTCTTAGTACTACTCTACTGAATTTTGCAGCTGCTTTATCTATAAAAgagtatttttgctcaccactttaacccaATATATACGCTCACCACCCttcttagagcatttccaacCGATGTGTTAAAAGTGTCACATAGACATTTAACGGCTAGaaataacatctcacatcACTCCAACCGATGTGTCAAAGTTGATGTGAAATGAAGACTGAAagttgagatgttatttttaaCATCCCAAAAGTAAaatgtcaaatgaatattttattattttttcttttcttttctttttaattaaaaataaatcaacactaaaatttaataaaataataatttaatttgacatattgGGTGGAATGTAAAGCTGTATAAGatgtcaaattgtcacatcagccatcaaatttaaatttaatatttgatATTTGACATCTCTCTTCGAGATGTTCTTATAACTTGACACCTATCTGTATGCTTGTAACCATAGttaattctttaatttaaaatttttaagtatttaaaatttaaaaataaagttaaataataattaaataacattaaaaactctttttctttcgctCTCCCTCTTCCCGACGAGGCCCACCCCAAACAGCCCTACCCGCACGACCACCAGCTCGCATACGTTCAGCGATGACACCAAAATCCTCGCCGTAGATCGCAACATCAAGACTCTCCGCTTTCGCCTCCAAGCTCGCCTCCCTCTGCGACACCCCGAACGACGTCGTCTACTTACCAGCTCTCCGACGAAGATCTCGATGCCCTCATCTCCATCACCAACGACAAGGACCTCAACCACATGATGATCGAGTAAGGTCGGCACTACCGAGCTTCCGCTAAGCCCGCAAGGTTCAGGctcttcctctttcttctcAGCAACAACCATCCCGTTAGCTTCGGCTCCAATGAGACCAACTCGGAGCACCAGTGGTTCGTGGATGCTCTGAATTCGGTCAAATCGAGTCTCCCGGTGGATGGTTCACTTCCAACGGCTCCGATCACGGAGTCACTGACGAACCCCAATCGGATTTTGTCGGTGTGgctggtggtagtggtggggTGCATGGTTGAGGTTGAACAAGGTCTGGAGGTGGTTGGGGTTGCTGCAGGGGAATGTGGTGACTTGGGTTGGGTGGCTGGTTGTGGGGTGGGGGTGGGTCTCGTCGGGAAGGATggagagagaatgaaagagttttttgttttttttaaatgttatttaatttttatttaatttaatttttttaattttaaatacttcaaatatttaaaattaaatagtTAACTATGGTTACAGGTACGGACATGTGTCAAGTTATAAGAAGGGTGGTAAATGTACACATTGGATTtaagtggtgagcaaaaatgctccCTATCTacatgaaatatatattttatttgcttAGACAAATTTTTGGCTGAAATCTTAGTTACGTGCTTACAAACTTATGGTTACACATTTGCTGCCATTTGTATGCTTATGTATCACAACTATGCACTATATGATCTATGTCTTGAGAAGTTATACAAAGTGGGCTTATGACACAGATACTTCAAGTGACTTACAAGTTTTTGGGAAGTTTTGGAAGTTATTGTGGGCTTAAGTCCCTTCAGATAGTGCACTATTATCGTGAGAAATGAATTCATCAGCCTTGAGAAAGAACTCATGTTCCTTGAAAACtaagaaaagataaacaatTGTAAGTCCTCAAGCACACTGGTGATGTGAGACAAAGGGCCTCCTATGCCTAAGTTAGCACTgttaaacaaagaaagagtTAGAGTTTCTCAGTTCAATGAACAATTGCCTTCTCCCATAGATGGAGGTGGGTTTTAAATTTGGCCCATTGGTGGCTTATTTACCACCGTTGGAGGCTACATGTTTGACATTAAGTGGTGGATGCCATGACTCCTTGATGTGCACGTCCAATCAATTAGCCGTTTGACTTGGGACGTATGAGATATTTATCCAAAGTAGTGGAGCGTTATCTCCTTAATTACTGCTACTGTAGTTAATGAGGATATACCCAAGATTTGGGTTGATCTTTTGGTGGTGTGTTGCCTAAGGATAAGTCATGTTGGGCTTATCCCCTAAGCCTTATCTAATCTAGGTTTGGACTTGTATAGGACTAGCTTGTCCATGGGCCTTTGTCTAACAGAAGGGCCTTGTGAGGCTTATGTGGGCAACTTGGGCTTAGGCGAAGCCTTAAACTACCAGAGAAATCGACCTT includes the following:
- the LOC117621804 gene encoding putative pectinesterase 63; translation: MAGRTTCMVMPAAGFIIITILLAASTTAADDSTPIPADGSQVGSWFDNNVKPLAERKGELDAALVTAEDGPKLIKVMKDGSGNFKTLTDAINSIPERNTKRVVVYIGGGVYNEKINIPENKPFVTLYGSPKNMPTLMFDGTAEKYGTVYSGTLIVESDYFRAANIIVTNSAPEPDGIRSGAQAVALQISGDKAAFYNCKFIGFQDTLYDYKGLHFFKDCYIEGTVDFIFGKGKSLYLNTEIHVLERNITVITAQQKDALEDNGFSFVHCKITGTTYVRGTYLGRAWGSSPTVVFAYTDMANVVHPERWNDFGHPERSNNMFYGEFQNSGPGSNISGQARYTKKLSDAEAKSFLSLGYIQGSKWLLPHLNTRSRHI